One genomic region from Methanobrevibacter thaueri encodes:
- a CDS encoding tetratricopeptide repeat protein: MFKERMSNNLLKKAEYYSDRFENEKAINYLDKLLIIDGNNIEGWLLKGLCHAFLFQKEESFRCFDKALKIDSNNLNVHLKKGVACYHMGEYELAIDSFNQIIEHIPDETFS; this comes from the coding sequence ATGTTTAAAGAACGTATGTCTAATAATTTACTTAAAAAAGCAGAATATTATTCTGATAGGTTTGAAAATGAAAAGGCAATTAATTATCTTGATAAACTTCTAATCATTGATGGAAATAATATTGAGGGGTGGTTGTTGAAGGGTTTGTGCCATGCATTTCTATTTCAAAAGGAAGAGTCGTTCAGATGCTTTGATAAGGCCTTAAAAATAGATTCCAATAATTTGAATGTTCATCTCAAAAAAGGGGTGGCTTGTTATCATATGGGGGAATATGAATTGGCAATCGATTCGTTCAATCAGATAATAGAACATATTCCGGATGAAACTTTCTCATT
- a CDS encoding chitobiase/beta-hexosaminidase C-terminal domain-containing protein, producing the protein MNNFQRIFIVFLAIICCMSISQACAMDVDCNRTCGSLDEGVVLNDAEIDVNDSLNINNDLIASSNYDSPSVDYGEGYYNQSNLTVMLNVNGASSVSYSWDNVSWFESNQSVSFVLNQGIYDLYYAGDGEICCQHYVVDCETPVVSSNFQSDLYYNPIQVSLSSIDNLDVNPRIYYTVDGSDPLENGILYQGLINISQTTSLKFYAEDLGGLRSPIVCCNYIFARVGNINSGKGFRTIQAAIDDDDTVDGDVIYIGPGVFYGPIYVTKSVSLIGRGNPIITIKDNYPNVNYPGGCYNRSNLTVELSIEEDEYLWYSWDNVNWIQSFDSINFTLPIGVYDLYYEYGSEVVHQHYVIDDKAPFAWCNYYSDLYSSPIIVDLYSWDNLDNDSKIYYAIDGSNPLTNGILYSNSINITSTTCLKFYAEDFAGLKSNVITCNYIFDNVANINSGKGFNTIQSAIDDLDTHDGDTIKVKEGLYQEHITINKHLNLIGYNATLKGSSSTNPVVGITNQGSNSIVYGFNIVNSTFGVVILNACNVSIMGNSFLNLHSSIETDGDVNSLIAYNTIDCDHYIGGMSGFTIRKSDNLTIFNNTISLNSNDDSVGIIITDGTSDNISITKNKILSKNSLKGIGLYVTCSNISIEHNTISNFTAALVISSSNSSIYNNCLNDNGYGLFLRRSINNTYKSNNIFNNLYGVFLHHALESHDDLFYLNRLCDNYYYDFFSQATCTYDIGDNWWGDNTPMISTNQYVLANVFNATGNLIMNSWIVMNLFSASYTIDDNSFVQRAQFYLDMTCNNIGGDLSYEGYLPDGLEALIYCFNNDANYKYNLSYLKQGKAFVDFELGDLFCNWDNIYVVSHLDYGNITRTFNKKATIDITLFSSAEDVATEWFVNYTTSIDFTDNIYWITVSWSETTLYSGTINLIVNGEIIQSFNITNLFYQTYKDNYSSNVFEAIKFLNNVFASMKEGVWQPNGYYDSFAEYAGIDPADDELVYSTFLNYLQLAYNLTDDELNFVHTHKMLFIDMIETHIDYHGDITPDINFEYGGCNVLLSPPSGYVDRISNIYYTDIEDENNESIGYEGMRSFAIAKSNVTDDDLRYWLNQKEYYAPGLMKAAYGTFLTPLLVIYENDRVADDAAEKFNVTWSRISPVCVSLCNDYNCLYITGESDHLMGREAIGNSSSVWKFNFATSFSFSLVEQLVGNNVWNTTVIGSVTLGLLESYLNNETLEIITGSGYTVIKREGDNGTLLILEDETGIVHDYFSFYGLLGTMPCYHDDVSDDTWGYGDSILDKLSEEYKDLKNIFSISILSSVFVEGGAVVLEGVTGLSLGAAALIAIPLFIILCPDEANELWKELCYLVNPNYKDYPNITIYEGIDYNTQKLFDKPPVILVLNGQSLDEYIISHYKSNPNPKKDKQTIKNYNAKLNHDKNMNLPLYFTAVGGDSDDSDPGNWTNVGKYVKDILNDFNSLETTSEKVTFLKSHLHELLTLSLAVEASESIFVIIYSLIIWLLNHMDE; encoded by the coding sequence ATGAATAATTTCCAAAGAATTTTCATAGTTTTCTTGGCTATAATTTGCTGCATGTCGATTTCACAGGCATGTGCAATGGATGTTGATTGCAATCGCACTTGTGGTAGTTTGGATGAGGGTGTTGTTTTAAATGATGCTGAAATTGATGTTAATGATTCATTAAACATTAACAATGATTTGATTGCTTCTTCTAATTATGATTCTCCTTCGGTTGATTATGGTGAAGGTTACTATAATCAGAGTAACTTGACTGTAATGTTAAATGTTAACGGTGCAAGTTCAGTCAGTTATAGTTGGGATAATGTCAGCTGGTTTGAATCAAACCAATCTGTTTCTTTTGTTTTAAATCAGGGGATTTATGATTTATATTATGCTGGTGATGGGGAAATATGCTGTCAGCATTATGTTGTTGACTGTGAAACTCCTGTAGTTTCAAGTAACTTTCAATCAGATTTATATTATAATCCTATTCAGGTAAGCTTATCTTCAATAGATAATTTGGATGTTAATCCAAGAATTTATTATACTGTTGATGGTTCTGATCCATTGGAGAATGGTATTTTATATCAGGGGTTAATTAATATTTCACAGACCACTAGTTTGAAGTTTTATGCTGAAGATTTAGGAGGTTTGAGAAGTCCTATTGTTTGTTGTAATTATATTTTTGCTCGTGTTGGAAATATTAATTCTGGAAAGGGTTTTAGGACAATTCAGGCCGCTATTGATGATGATGACACTGTGGATGGTGATGTTATATACATTGGTCCTGGTGTATTTTATGGGCCGATATATGTAACAAAATCTGTATCCTTAATTGGTAGGGGAAACCCGATTATCACAATAAAAGACAATTATCCTAATGTCAATTATCCTGGTGGGTGTTATAATCGGTCCAATTTGACTGTTGAGTTAAGCATTGAGGAAGATGAATATCTATGGTATAGTTGGGATAATGTCAATTGGATTCAGTCATTTGATTCCATTAATTTCACGTTGCCTATTGGAGTTTATGATTTATACTATGAATATGGAAGCGAAGTAGTGCATCAACATTATGTAATCGATGATAAAGCCCCATTTGCGTGGTGTAATTATTATTCTGATTTGTATTCCTCACCGATTATAGTAGACTTGTATAGTTGGGATAATTTGGATAATGATTCAAAGATTTATTATGCAATTGATGGATCAAATCCGCTGACTAATGGTATTTTATATTCAAATTCAATAAATATAACCTCAACAACTTGCCTAAAGTTTTATGCAGAAGATTTCGCAGGCCTTAAAAGCAATGTCATTACTTGCAATTACATTTTTGATAATGTTGCCAACATCAATTCAGGAAAAGGATTCAATACCATACAATCAGCCATTGATGATTTGGATACTCATGACGGTGACACAATCAAGGTAAAAGAAGGTTTATATCAAGAACACATTACCATTAATAAACATTTGAACTTGATTGGTTACAATGCAACCCTAAAAGGTTCATCATCTACTAATCCTGTTGTTGGAATTACAAATCAGGGAAGTAACAGTATTGTATACGGTTTTAATATTGTCAATTCCACTTTTGGCGTTGTCATTTTAAATGCATGCAATGTTTCAATAATGGGTAATAGTTTTTTAAATCTTCACAGTTCCATTGAAACAGATGGGGATGTGAATTCATTAATTGCATACAATACAATTGATTGTGACCATTATATTGGAGGAATGTCCGGTTTCACAATTAGAAAGTCAGATAATTTAACCATATTCAACAATACAATTTCACTAAACTCCAATGATGATTCTGTAGGCATTATCATTACGGATGGCACTTCAGATAATATTTCAATAACCAAAAATAAAATATTAAGTAAAAATTCTTTAAAGGGCATTGGTTTGTATGTGACCTGCTCAAATATCTCCATAGAGCATAATACCATATCTAATTTTACTGCTGCTTTAGTTATATCCTCATCCAATTCATCAATATATAATAATTGTTTAAATGATAATGGTTATGGATTATTTTTACGTCGTTCCATAAACAATACCTATAAATCAAACAATATCTTTAATAATCTTTATGGTGTTTTTTTACATCATGCTCTTGAGTCTCATGACGATTTATTTTATTTGAACCGTTTATGTGATAATTATTATTATGATTTCTTCTCACAGGCAACCTGCACTTATGATATTGGTGATAATTGGTGGGGTGATAATACTCCAATGATTTCAACTAACCAGTATGTGCTTGCCAATGTGTTTAATGCTACTGGAAATTTAATTATGAATTCATGGATTGTGATGAATCTTTTTTCAGCATCATATACCATTGATGACAATAGTTTTGTTCAAAGAGCACAATTCTATCTGGACATGACCTGCAATAACATAGGTGGGGATTTATCATATGAGGGTTATCTTCCGGATGGTTTGGAGGCATTGATTTACTGCTTTAATAATGATGCAAATTACAAATATAATTTGAGCTACTTAAAACAGGGAAAAGCTTTTGTTGATTTTGAATTAGGTGATTTATTCTGCAATTGGGATAACATATATGTTGTTTCACATTTGGATTATGGAAACATTACCCGTACATTCAATAAAAAAGCCACAATCGACATTACTTTATTTTCATCAGCCGAAGATGTTGCCACTGAATGGTTTGTAAACTACACCACTTCCATTGATTTTACTGACAATATCTATTGGATTACTGTCAGTTGGTCTGAAACCACATTATATTCAGGTACTATTAATCTCATTGTCAACGGTGAGATTATCCAATCATTTAACATTACTAACCTCTTTTATCAGACTTATAAGGATAATTACAGTAGCAATGTTTTTGAAGCCATTAAGTTTTTAAATAATGTTTTTGCAAGTATGAAAGAGGGAGTATGGCAACCTAATGGATATTATGATAGTTTTGCGGAGTATGCAGGCATTGACCCTGCAGATGATGAACTGGTTTATTCCACTTTCCTGAATTATCTTCAATTAGCATATAATTTAACTGATGATGAATTAAATTTTGTTCACACCCATAAAATGCTTTTTATTGACATGATTGAGACACACATTGACTATCATGGTGATATTACACCTGACATCAATTTTGAATATGGTGGATGTAATGTTTTGTTGTCACCTCCGTCTGGTTATGTAGACCGTATAAGTAATATTTATTATACTGACATTGAGGATGAGAATAATGAAAGCATTGGATATGAAGGTATGCGCAGTTTTGCAATAGCTAAAAGCAATGTGACAGATGATGATTTAAGGTACTGGTTGAATCAAAAGGAATATTATGCTCCTGGTTTGATGAAAGCTGCTTATGGTACTTTTTTAACTCCTTTGCTTGTTATTTATGAAAATGATCGTGTGGCTGATGATGCGGCTGAAAAATTTAATGTGACTTGGAGTCGTATCAGTCCAGTTTGTGTTTCACTTTGCAATGACTATAATTGTTTGTATATTACAGGAGAGTCTGATCATCTTATGGGTCGTGAAGCCATAGGAAACAGTAGTAGTGTTTGGAAGTTTAACTTTGCAACCAGTTTTAGCTTCAGTCTAGTGGAGCAGTTGGTTGGAAATAATGTCTGGAATACTACTGTGATTGGAAGTGTTACTTTAGGTTTGCTTGAAAGTTATCTGAATAATGAAACTTTAGAGATAATTACCGGCAGTGGTTATACAGTCATTAAGCGTGAAGGCGATAATGGTACTTTGTTGATTTTAGAGGATGAAACAGGCATTGTACACGATTACTTTAGTTTTTATGGTTTATTGGGAACAATGCCATGTTACCATGATGATGTTAGTGATGATACTTGGGGTTATGGGGATAGTATTTTAGATAAATTAAGTGAGGAGTATAAAGATTTAAAGAATATTTTTAGTATCAGTATTTTGTCTTCAGTGTTTGTTGAAGGAGGAGCCGTGGTTTTAGAAGGGGTAACTGGTCTTTCATTAGGAGCTGCTGCACTCATTGCCATTCCATTATTTATTATTCTTTGCCCTGATGAGGCAAATGAACTTTGGAAAGAATTATGTTATTTAGTAAATCCAAACTATAAGGATTATCCGAATATTACAATTTATGAAGGAATTGATTATAATACTCAAAAATTATTTGATAAACCTCCTGTAATTTTAGTATTGAATGGCCAATCATTAGATGAATATATTATTTCACATTATAAATCAAATCCAAATCCTAAAAAAGATAAGCAAACAATTAAAAATTACAATGCTAAATTAAATCATGATAAAAATATGAATTTACCACTTTATTTCACTGCGGTTGGAGGAGATTCTGATGATTCTGATCCTGGAAATTGGACTAATGTTGGAAAATATGTTAAAGATATTTTAAATGATTTTAATTCATTAGAAACAACTTCTGAAAAGGTTACATTCTTAAAATCTCATCTTCATGAATTATTAACATTATCTTTAGCTGTAGAAGCTTCTGAATCGATATTTGTTATTATTTATTCATTAATAATTTGGTTATTAAATCATATGGACGAATAG